Proteins co-encoded in one Pseudomonas fluorescens genomic window:
- the ppnN gene encoding nucleotide 5'-monophosphate nucleosidase PpnN, translating to MTQRHVINASVSPKGSLETLSQREVQQLSQAGTGSTYTLFRQCALAILNTGAHVDNAKTILEAYKDFEIRIHQQDRGVRLELLNAPADAFVDGEMIASTREMLFSALRDIVYTENELDALSIDLSTSQGISDYVFHLLRNARTLRPGVEPKIVVCWGGHSINTEEYKYTKKVGHELGLRSLDICTGCGPGVMKGPMKGATIAHAKQRIHGGRYLGLTEPGIIAAEAPNPIVNELVILPDIEKRLEAFVRVGHGIIIFPGGAGTAEEFLYLLGILMHPDNAGLPFPVILTGPKHAAPYLEQLDAFVTATLGEAAKQHYEIIIDDPVEVARQMTAGLKAVKQFRRERADAFHFNWLLKIDEGFQRPFDPTHENMANLKLHRDQPPHELAANLRRAFSGIVAGNVKDKGIRLIEEHGPYQIRGDAAIMQPLDLLLKAFVAQHRMKLPGGAAYVPCYRVVS from the coding sequence GGTCAGCCCAAAAGGCAGCCTGGAAACCCTTTCCCAACGTGAAGTTCAGCAACTGAGCCAGGCCGGAACCGGCAGCACCTACACCCTCTTCCGCCAGTGCGCCCTGGCCATCCTCAACACCGGCGCCCATGTCGACAACGCAAAAACCATTCTGGAAGCCTACAAGGACTTCGAAATCCGCATCCACCAACAGGATCGCGGTGTGCGCCTGGAACTGCTGAACGCCCCGGCCGACGCCTTCGTCGACGGCGAAATGATCGCCAGCACCCGGGAAATGCTGTTCAGCGCCCTGCGCGACATCGTCTACACCGAAAACGAACTCGATGCCCTGAGCATCGACCTCAGCACTTCCCAGGGCATCAGCGACTACGTCTTCCACCTGCTGCGCAACGCGCGCACCCTGCGCCCGGGCGTCGAGCCGAAGATCGTCGTGTGCTGGGGCGGTCACTCGATCAACACCGAAGAATACAAATACACCAAGAAAGTCGGCCACGAACTGGGCCTGCGCAGCCTCGACATCTGCACCGGCTGCGGCCCCGGCGTGATGAAAGGCCCGATGAAAGGTGCGACCATCGCCCACGCCAAGCAGCGGATTCATGGCGGTCGCTATCTGGGCCTGACCGAGCCAGGCATCATCGCCGCCGAAGCGCCGAACCCGATCGTCAATGAGCTGGTGATCCTGCCAGACATCGAAAAACGCCTGGAAGCCTTCGTCCGCGTTGGCCACGGCATCATCATCTTCCCGGGCGGCGCCGGCACTGCCGAAGAATTCCTGTACCTGCTGGGCATCCTGATGCACCCAGACAACGCCGGCCTGCCGTTTCCGGTGATCCTGACCGGGCCGAAACACGCCGCGCCGTACCTGGAACAACTGGACGCCTTCGTCACCGCCACCCTCGGCGAGGCAGCGAAGCAGCACTACGAAATCATCATTGACGACCCGGTCGAAGTGGCTCGGCAGATGACCGCGGGCCTCAAAGCCGTGAAGCAGTTCCGCCGCGAGCGCGCCGACGCGTTCCACTTCAACTGGCTGCTGAAGATCGACGAAGGCTTCCAGCGCCCGTTCGATCCGACCCACGAAAACATGGCTAACCTCAAGCTGCACCGCGACCAGCCACCCCATGAACTGGCGGCCAACCTGCGCCGCGCGTTTTCCGGGATCGTCGCCGGCAACGTCAAGGACAAGGGCATCCGCCTGATCGAGGAACACGGGCCGTACCAGATCCGTGGTGACGCCGCGATCATGCAGCCCCTCGATCTGCTGCTCAAAGCCTTCGTCGCCCAGCACCGGATGAAACTGCCGGGCGGCGCGGCGTATGTGCCGTGCTACCGCGTGGTGTCCTGA
- a CDS encoding FAD/NAD(P)-binding protein, translating to MTQTDTTALRHADILIVGGGLSGTMLAVQLLRLPGRRKILVIEPRAELGRGEAYSAVELGHTLNGNAARMSVDPDNADDLTQWLTAHIAAGGWPESDQQHVPVSELFPPRGLFGVYVQQRLAEAQQVGAQHGSTVEHVRAEVVDVQAASDSVQLTLNDGQQLHGAFAVLATGMFPAARTPQKESSGLNAAALDPWDVAAMRQLDPQSTVLIIGSGLTMVDAVVSLEQAGHRGPIEVFSRHGLLPHVRRQPPAWADFLAEDHGIRSPRQLLRELRRHCKDAIAQGIDWQAPLDTVRAHIGRLWSQATDVQRRQFVRHVRPWWESHHHRSPPLSAELVERLHREGRLQIHAASYKGLEQVSGAGVGIRIRRRGENATCVVQGAALINSSGIEYDWRRVDRPLPQQLLARGLVQPGPLALGIAAAEDGAVQDAQGKASQRLFAMGPPLRGMWWESTAVTDVASQAKALATRLVAQ from the coding sequence ATGACTCAAACCGATACGACCGCACTGCGTCACGCTGACATCCTGATTGTCGGCGGCGGCCTCAGCGGCACGATGCTGGCGGTGCAATTGCTGCGTTTGCCGGGGCGCAGAAAGATTCTGGTGATCGAGCCCCGGGCCGAACTGGGCCGGGGCGAAGCGTACAGCGCGGTGGAACTGGGCCATACGCTCAACGGCAACGCGGCCCGGATGAGCGTTGATCCGGACAATGCCGATGATTTGACCCAATGGCTGACCGCTCACATTGCCGCTGGCGGTTGGCCGGAGTCGGATCAGCAGCATGTGCCGGTCAGCGAACTGTTTCCGCCACGGGGGCTGTTCGGTGTGTACGTGCAGCAGCGTCTGGCCGAAGCGCAGCAGGTGGGCGCGCAACACGGGTCGACGGTCGAGCATGTGCGCGCCGAAGTGGTCGATGTTCAGGCTGCCAGCGATTCCGTGCAGCTCACCTTGAATGACGGTCAGCAACTGCACGGCGCTTTTGCAGTGTTGGCGACCGGGATGTTCCCGGCTGCCCGCACCCCTCAAAAAGAATCCAGCGGCCTCAATGCAGCGGCGCTCGATCCGTGGGATGTCGCGGCCATGCGTCAACTCGATCCGCAATCCACGGTGCTGATCATCGGCTCCGGCCTGACCATGGTTGATGCCGTGGTCTCGCTGGAACAGGCCGGGCATCGCGGGCCGATCGAGGTGTTTTCCCGGCACGGGCTGCTGCCCCATGTGCGTCGACAACCACCGGCCTGGGCGGATTTCCTTGCCGAGGACCACGGTATTCGCTCACCACGTCAGCTATTGCGCGAGTTGCGCCGGCATTGCAAAGACGCAATCGCTCAGGGTATCGACTGGCAGGCGCCGCTGGACACGGTGCGCGCTCATATCGGCCGGCTGTGGAGCCAGGCCACTGATGTGCAACGCCGGCAATTCGTGCGGCATGTGCGGCCGTGGTGGGAGAGCCATCACCATCGCTCACCGCCGCTGAGTGCGGAACTGGTCGAGCGTCTGCACCGCGAAGGGCGCCTGCAGATTCATGCCGCTTCTTATAAAGGACTTGAACAGGTGTCGGGTGCAGGCGTCGGTATCCGCATCCGTCGTCGGGGCGAAAATGCAACTTGCGTGGTGCAAGGCGCGGCGCTGATCAATTCCAGTGGTATCGAATACGATTGGCGCCGGGTCGATCGGCCTTTGCCGCAGCAGTTGCTGGCCCGTGGGCTGGTGCAACCGGGGCCGTTGGCGCTGGGGATCGCGGCGGCAGAGGATGGTGCGGTGCAGGATGCGCAGGGGAAAGCGTCACAAAGACTGTTCGCGATGGGCCCGCCACTGAGAGGGATGTGGTGGGAAAGTACGGCGGTGACCGATGTTGCGTCGCAGGCCAAGGCGTTGGCCACGCGGCTGGTGGCTCAATAG
- a CDS encoding helix-turn-helix domain-containing protein, with the protein MHRDSVQRASVLQHVSQNVRRLRHAADMSQTALAEKSGVSRRMLVAIEAGEKNVSLTTLDRVAEALEVAFSDLIQAPDNRDPGRINELAWAGSIPGSKAVLLSKANATRAVEQWEWCLQPGEVYPSQPDADGWSEQIFVFEGCLTLMLGDQPQQIAAGEFFMFASNQPHTYRNDGDVAARFVRNVVI; encoded by the coding sequence GTGCACAGAGATTCCGTTCAGCGGGCTTCGGTCCTGCAACACGTCAGCCAGAACGTCCGACGCCTGCGCCACGCCGCCGACATGAGTCAGACGGCCCTGGCGGAAAAGTCCGGGGTCAGCCGGCGGATGCTGGTGGCCATCGAGGCCGGCGAGAAGAATGTCAGCCTGACCACCCTCGACCGCGTCGCCGAAGCCCTCGAAGTGGCCTTCAGCGATCTGATCCAGGCCCCGGACAATCGCGATCCGGGTCGTATCAACGAACTCGCCTGGGCCGGCAGCATCCCCGGCAGCAAAGCCGTTTTGCTGTCCAAGGCCAACGCCACTCGCGCGGTGGAACAGTGGGAATGGTGCCTGCAACCGGGCGAGGTCTATCCCTCGCAACCGGACGCCGACGGCTGGAGCGAGCAGATTTTTGTGTTCGAAGGCTGCCTGACGCTGATGCTCGGCGATCAACCCCAACAGATCGCGGCCGGGGAGTTTTTCATGTTCGCCAGTAACCAGCCGCACACCTATCGCAACGATGGGGACGTGGCCGCGCGGTTCGTGCGCAATGTGGTGATCTGA
- a CDS encoding DMT family transporter, with protein MTSANSTQTPLRFSRFSKAECVLVLITMLWGGTFLLVQHAMTVSGPMFFVGLRFAAAASIVALFSWKHLRELTLFELKAGAFIGVAIMLGYGLQTVGLQSIPSSQSAFITALYVPFVPLLQWLVLGRRPGLMPSIGIMLAFTGLMLLSGPSGASLNFSPGEIATLISAIAIAAEIILISTYAGQVDVRRVTVVQLATTSVLSFLMVVPTGETIPDFSWLLLSTALGLGAMSAAIQVAMNWAQKSVSPTRATLIYAGEPVWAGIVGRIAGERLPAIALVGAGLIVAAVIVSELKTKGKETQTVTEELEHETEG; from the coding sequence ATGACGTCAGCTAACTCCACTCAAACTCCCCTGCGATTTTCCCGGTTCAGCAAAGCCGAGTGCGTGCTGGTGCTGATCACCATGCTCTGGGGCGGCACCTTTCTGCTGGTGCAGCACGCGATGACCGTCAGTGGCCCGATGTTTTTCGTCGGTCTGCGCTTTGCCGCCGCCGCGAGCATCGTTGCGTTGTTCTCGTGGAAACACTTGCGCGAACTGACCCTGTTCGAACTAAAGGCCGGCGCTTTTATCGGGGTGGCGATCATGCTCGGTTATGGCTTGCAGACCGTCGGTTTGCAGAGCATTCCCAGCAGTCAGTCGGCGTTCATCACCGCGCTTTACGTGCCGTTCGTGCCGCTGTTGCAATGGCTGGTGCTGGGCCGGCGCCCGGGTTTGATGCCGAGCATCGGCATCATGCTGGCGTTTACCGGGTTGATGCTGCTGTCGGGGCCGTCCGGCGCTTCGTTGAATTTCAGCCCAGGTGAAATCGCCACGCTGATCAGCGCCATTGCCATAGCGGCCGAGATCATTCTGATCAGCACCTATGCGGGTCAGGTCGATGTGCGCCGCGTAACCGTGGTGCAGCTGGCGACGACTTCGGTGCTGTCGTTTTTGATGGTGGTACCGACCGGAGAGACGATTCCGGACTTCTCGTGGTTGTTGCTGAGCACCGCCCTGGGCCTGGGCGCGATGAGTGCGGCAATTCAGGTGGCGATGAACTGGGCACAAAAAAGTGTTTCGCCAACCCGCGCGACCCTGATCTACGCTGGTGAGCCCGTGTGGGCGGGGATCGTCGGACGCATCGCCGGAGAGCGTCTGCCAGCGATTGCATTGGTGGGTGCGGGACTGATCGTGGCGGCAGTGATCGTCAGTGAACTGAAGACCAAAGGTAAAGAGACACAAACGGTCACGGAAGAATTGGAGCACGAGACCGAAGGCTGA